The Sardina pilchardus chromosome 5, fSarPil1.1, whole genome shotgun sequence DNA window gtgtgagagtatgcttctacaacgcatcttaaccaggggtgccaataattgtggagatCGCTGTATTAtcctcatgcccgactgacaggaaacttatgggaacccttgcgacatctgctgtgagaaaagagaatagcagcctggaaaAACATGGCCAAACGTGAGACTCGCATTGTTGTGAAATATGAATGTCTATTCCTGCCGCCTGTGTAACACAATGATGTTGAAATTCCAAATGACAACTTCAACAACTTAACTTACCCCAATTTGATCAAGTAATTTCAATTAAATTGATTATCACGGCATGAATCAGTGTCGTAGACATATCATTCATGTGCATCTATTAGGCCTAATGAAATCAAGTAAATCAGCGATTCTTTTTCcccagtgtgtaggcctataggctgcATGAAAGGGATAACGTTTGACTATTTGCATGAAGTATCTCAATTTAAATCCACTTGCTCTGAGAAATTACATTTAAAAGTCTAAACTGGTCGTGTCTTTAAGGATAGGGGATTACCGTTAAATCTTTCCACATGACAAGTGAACTCGAGGTTTCCtccaaacagtaggcctaccaaaaTGTAAGACATCTCCTGGCTCTTGTTGCAATAAAGTCGGACcctaagtagcctagcctactcaagCATCGAATAACCGAATTCGCGGTATGTCCATTATAGGACTCAACTGCCAGGAAGGAATGTATGGATAATGGTGCCATCAACGAGTCCATTGTGATTCAGCTCGCAAATAATGTGACATACGTAAGTGTTGGTCCTGCTGCTGTTCCAGTCGGTTGAGAACGCCCAAAGATGTTCGTGATGGCGCTGCCGTGGCTGCTCGTGCTGGAGCTGGTACTGTACGTCGGGTGCTTCATTTGCGGGGTCATCGCCGCGGCCTCGCTGACCGTCACTCAGGTAAGGGACCACGCCAGGGCACGCATGTCACACCTCTAGTCGCAGGTAAGAATAGATCATTATTGGTATCCTGATCAAACCCACAGCGCCACATCAGTTGCATATCTGCTGATTGACAATCAAATGGAAATGGTGTTCAGATTTTAAAATTGTGCTaaattataggcctattgtttacaGAATTGGCAAATGTTCACACATTCCCAAGAAGAAGTAGGCTATAGGCAACAGGTTGTTATGTAAAAAGACTGAACATCTTTGCTCAAGTTAAACTTTTTGCAGGACTATTCTACCAATTGTTTTGTTCAGTCATTCCAGATATTCCAGTTTTACAATAGGCCTAGCTCATGGTCTCTTTGGTCTTTGGCTCATGGTCTCATGGTTTTTGAAAAAGTCAAGTTTGTTCCCCTCTATCAAGCTTAGTGAGAAACAAGCATTCTGTTTGATGTAAGCTTTTGCCTAGACTGTTTTTCGAGGAGATACAAAGATATTTTGccatctgtagcctacataatctGATAAAGCACCGAATTCAAGGTGTTCTCGTGGAAGCACTTGTTTTGACACTGGTTGCTAAGGTAACCCGCTGTTTTGCATCACTGTTGTTGTTCCATCCAGAGCCATACATGGTTACATCCAGAGCCATACATGGTTACATCCATTAGGTTGAAATCAGCCTTGACTTTGGAAAGACACAAGAGTTTTGAAATTGAGTACAGATAATCTGTTTAAACGTGAGGAGAGTAAAGTTCAACAAAAAGTtgtaaatattaaaataaagtACAGATGCCTGGAAAAGCtacttcagtaggcctaggtctGCATTTGTAGGCTACTTCCTCTTGTCATTTGGAAATTCTCAGGCTCCTTAAGCCAGACAGCCAAACTCCACATCACACAAAAACTGATTATTGTAACCGTCCTAATAATGGGACTCTAGGGTGTAGGGAAGTCGATCGGAACAACAGTAATGATACCGTAGGTCTTACAGTAAGCTATCAATTAGCCTACTTGACAGCTTGTGCAATTTGACACAGTCACTAAAGCTTTGGTTTTCAAATGTGACAAAGTCAATAAATATTGTGGCATGAAAAGAACATTTTGTGATAGAGTTTGTGGGCGGGGATAGGCTACAGTATTCTCAGAAATGTTTATTACAGTTGGAAGATGTAACTCAGCCCCTCTTTTTTATTTCAGAATAAGTAGGCTACGTAGAATAagtagtcaatggaagtgtgTCACGGGTGTATTTTTATATTAGGCGCACTtaggttgttgtttttctcatgAATGGAGTCATGGAGCACATTCCAGGCTTAGGAGAAGTCAGACCACATTACATTCTTTCTTACGCACACATGGGCCAGTGTCTAGATGGCCTGCTCTGTGTCCTGGTCAGCTCGTTTAGCATGCCGCATTACATACAGCAGAGGTCAAAAAAGCACGTGCTTACTACTTTTATTGAAATGCTAAAGATGGTGGCACACACGTAGTTAGCATAGcatatttatacagtatgtctaaagGGTGTGATGGTTTGTGTCCACAGGTCACATTCGCTTGAACTGTTATTCTTTTCTACAGAATATATAGCAGTACTTATTGCTGCATTAACAATATCCTTTAGTGGCATTGCACCTTATTATTCATTTACTGTACCTTATTGAACCTTACTGTACCTTGATTGTTGTAAGATGCTTTGGATAAATGTTGTttgtcgctttggttaaaattgtgccagccaaatgtaatgtcataTTGAAATGACCCATACTGTACCCCTGCCCCCCGCAGGGCCAGTTTGCGGGCAGGTGCATCCTCTACGGCAGCGTCCACCTCAACGCCTCGGGCCAGACGCTGACGGTGGAGAGCTCCAGCTCGCCGTCGCTCTGCTACTTTGTGTCGGCCATCTCCGTGTGTGTGGCCATCTACtgcttctccctcttcctctactGGATGTATGCCAGCTGTGCGGACGACGACGCAAAGAGGCAAGCAGCACAAGCAAGCAACACCACACCTCCCCTccgcaacaccccccccccccataacacCACACCGCCTGCAACACCACACCTCCGCAACACCACCCCTTCCCTCTACAACATACTTTAAACTTTACCTGCATCACACCTCTGCACAGCCTCCCCCTAGTAAGATCCCTACATAGCGAGTGTTTGGATCTCCTTGACCTCAGAGGGTGTTTATTGGAGAATACTATTGACTGAAGCTGCACCATATTGTGCATATGAAAGCAGTTATGTTTGTAGGAATGATGTtccttattttgtgtgtgtgtgtgtgtgtgtgtgtgtgtgtgtgtgtgtgtgtttgtaggaatGATAGGCCTTCTGTTCTCTCACTGTGTTTAAAGGAAGAGATGAAGTGCCATAATCTGCCTTGTAACAGCACAGCTCTACATGTGCCTTGTGCTAACGGGCCTTTCTGTCGTAAATACAGTCACTTATTCGCTGTTCTGCCTCGACAGAAGAAATCTCCCCGTTTGTGCTGTTCTGGGTCCTATGCTTTGTTGTAATTACTCAGTTCCTTAGTGCTTCTCTGCTagcgcacatttgtgtgtgtgtgtgtttgtgtgtggtgtgtatgtgtgtgtgtgtgtgtgtgtgtgtgcattcatctgtcatctgtgtgtgtgtgtgtgtgtgtgtatgtgtgcgttcatttgtgtgtgtgtgtgtgtgtgtgtgtatgtgtacgcgcgttgatctgtgtgtgtgtgtgtgcgcacgcgcgttcatcagtgtgtgtgtgtgtatgtgttgatttgtgtggaATGTAGAGGAACAGCAGGCACttgtaaaggtgtgtgttaCTGAAGACACTGGCTCCTTCTCGTAGCTCAGTGCTCACAGCTGCAAATCAAGGACAATTGGGAACTGAAGGACTCATGTGATGAATACACTGACAGTAGTCGTCTAGAAACACACAATACTGGAGGTTATGTGATACTGTGAAAAGATTATTTTGCAGAAgatttaatagtgtgtgtgtgtgtgtgtgtgtgtgtgtgtgtgtgtgcagggagagGTCTGGGATAAACGTGACCCTgctggtgtgtggggtggtggtcTTCTTCCTGCTCGTGTCGGGGTGTGTGTTGCGTATCGGCCGAGAGcacctgtgtctctccatcctaCAGACACTGCCGTCCCTCTCCAGgtaaggactgtgtgtgtgtgtgtgtgtgtgtgtgtgtgtgtgtgtgtgtgtgtgtgtgtgtgtctgtg harbors:
- the tmem179bb gene encoding transmembrane protein 179B gives rise to the protein MALPWLLVLELVLYVGCFICGVIAAASLTVTQGQFAGRCILYGSVHLNASGQTLTVESSSSPSLCYFVSAISVCVAIYCFSLFLYWMYASCADDDAKRERSGINVTLLVCGVVVFFLLVSGCVLRIGREHLCLSILQTLPSLSSCEEAENKTWATPYQGDQFSSGLHRAEKSVWVNFFFWILIVAVVAVQRRHGAGFRGADWNPAETEPFFHRPSRT